The Yamadazyma tenuis chromosome 2, complete sequence sequence TATAAGAtccttgatgaaattgatcaaatcattaTAAACTtccaatttgttcaagtcattaTCATTGGGTTCTCTCAACCTGAAACACCTGTCTTTCGAGCCCCTGTTCACAGTCAAGGCACTCAAGTGTTTGCCATCCTTACCGAAATCTGCTTTTAGCTTTTCGAAAATTGACGTCTTGAAGGAATATTTATCTTTCTTGATAGGAGAGTACAACACAATTAACCATTCGACATCGTCGTTTACCGAATGCTTCAACCattccaagatcaaggGTCGTACCTGGGACTTATAAATCTCTATTGCGTTACATTGGATGAACATTAGCCTGACATGGATCAGATCATTGACTTTCTTGGGCACCTCTTCCACCAAGTCCACCGGCAATCGGGGTATTGACCGCAACGCCGACGAGTGGTTAAACCTCCAGTGGACGTTTGTCAATGGTAGTTTGGAGTCCAAGCTGGGTTTTATCAAAGGGAATACGTTGAATGGATCATAATATGCCAACTGAACACTCATGCTGTTTAATGGGAacaactttgaaagaatcGCGTTTTTCACTGCTGCAAAATAAATCTCACAAATATTGCATTAATCCTACAAAATAAATATCATATCAAATTATACCTTTTCGACATTAGCCTCGATAGGTTTTGTGACAGAAAAGTTATCGTGGTCTTCATCAAGAGACTCCTCGTCCGACTTGATTCCATGAtcatcaaactcttcaacaTATTCATCACGATCAATATCGAAAGAAGCGTTTCTATTCTCAGGTCCAAATAAGGTTACAACAATCAAGTAACCCACTACGCATCCCAAGAATATCGCCATCACCTTGGCGTAATTGTAAGTAGGTGCACCGGATGGGGCAACGATAGGGAATCTTTCACCAATGGTAGACTCGATGGTGGAAGAAGCAGATGACACCAAATTACCCAACTGGTAACTCAAACCCACCACAAACGTTCTGTAGTCAGGGGGAGACAATTCAGACAAGTGGGAGGGAACCACCCCCCAAGCCCCTTGCACCCCAGCTTGAAGGAAAAAGGCGCCAGCGTTGATGCCAGAACCTTTAATGAAAGCCCATGGGTAAATCATTGCACCTGCTAACACAGCAGCAATGATAATGGAGATTCTTCTGCcgatgaagttggaaacaTGGCCAAAGATGAACCCTCCAAAAATGGCCCCCAAGTTGGCCACGCTGTTGGTGACGGTGGCTCTGTCGGTACCGTAACCCAATTGCACCTTCAAGAGAGTTGGGTAGATATCCTGTGACCCGTGTGAAAAAAAGTTGAACCCAGCCATCAAAAGAATCGTATAGAGGAACATCGCCCAGTAGGTCTTCAAGACCTTTTTTCCCAGGATAACGAATTCGGCAATCTCTTCTCTGACGGTTGGCTGAATGGGTCCAGCAGTTGGGTCCGCATTACCTTCGGCAATTTTCCTCTTCCTAAGCTCCATCTTGGCTCTCTTGATCAAATAGTCATCAGTTTCGGGTAACATCAATCTCCACACAATGAAAATGACTGGGGGCCCGGCAGAAAACCAGAAAATTGATCTCCAGGCCTGGTTGTGGTCGTTATTGACATTATCGACAATAGCTCTGTtaaacaccaccaccaaaaggTATCCAAAGGCAtaaccttgttgaaagagTCCCCCAAGGATACCACGGGCATTTTTGGAAATCCCCACCTCATCGTGGTTAATGGTGGAAAGATAGTCCTGGTTCAAATCTTTGACAGGCTCGGGGTTACACCCGTAGCAAGTGCCCAAAGCCACCGAATAAACCCCACCCATGGCAATTCCGAAAAGCGCTCGCAC is a genomic window containing:
- a CDS encoding uncharacterized protein (COG:E,G,P; EggNog:ENOG503NXDP), which translates into the protein MTSVISIHSQLVEDHNQHVVHPPTFTSRAIKKYLKTRFTTLVASKKERSSYTWGQYFNPFRPLGELNRRQWMYFFIGYFAWTWDAFDFFSVSLNVDSIAIDLGKEVKDITWGITLVLMLRSVGAAIFGLIGDRYGTKLPYVVSLGLLVVLQIGCGFVKTYKQFLGVRALFGIAMGGVYSVALGTCYGCNPEPVKDLNQDYLSTINHDEVGISKNARGILGGLFQQGYAFGYLLVVVFNRAIVDNVNNDHNQAWRSIFWFSAGPPVIFIVWRLMLPETDDYLIKRAKMELRKRKIAEGNADPTAGPIQPTVREEIAEFVISGKKVLKTYWAMFLYTILLMAGFNFFSHGSQDIYPTLLKVQLGYGTDRATVTNSVANLGAIFGGFIFGHVSNFIGRRISIIIAAVLAGAMIYPWAFIKGSGINAGAFFLQAGVQGAWGVVPSHLSELSPPDYRTFVVGLSYQLGNLVSSASSTIESTIGERFPIVAPSGAPTYNYAKVMAIFLGCVVGYLIVVTLFGPENRNASFDIDRDEYVEEFDDHGIKSDEESLDEDHDNFSVTKPIEANVEKV